In a single window of the Olivibacter sp. SDN3 genome:
- the hemC gene encoding hydroxymethylbilane synthase produces MDRKLIIGTRGSELALWQANYVKDRLAAIGISAELKVIKTQGDNIQHLRLDKLEGKGFFTKELEDELLSGKIDIAVHSHKDLPTTNPPGLKVAAVSEREDPSELLIILKDCVDSKKRLSVKHNATVGTSSNRRRAQLLALRPDLEIDDLRGNVNTRIQKLRDEKYDAIMLAKAGVDRLELDLSEFYVEVIPPTELIPAPAQGVLAVQIRESDEALEQALQPLHQVEVAEAIGVERRVLKLFEGGCHMPLGCYCRKTEDGFECWTAKAKDGESFPARLYLKVDDTIGLSEKIVAKFDPQRKLPSTVFITRDLSDTSYLRRALNNHQIKVESRSLIKVFSIINTLNPYILKYVRWVFFSSKNGIENFFRLKPRLSKYVQYAVVGRGSEEMLRSYGITPSFTGEAEGIAMEKVGDAFAKVAAGSTVLFPRAKGSLKTIQSRLTPDTKVIDLPVYETRIDEEVERSSADVLVFTSPTNVEAYFKDNLVEPGQKIISIGNSTGKKLAEIGLTYTLPFSPDEIGLAEAVFSLDFGDINPTNGGESSKTVTPLL; encoded by the coding sequence GTGGATAGAAAGCTTATTATTGGAACCAGAGGTAGTGAATTAGCTTTGTGGCAGGCTAATTATGTAAAAGACCGTTTAGCAGCGATCGGTATTTCTGCGGAACTTAAGGTGATCAAAACCCAAGGGGATAATATTCAGCATCTACGTTTGGATAAGTTAGAAGGCAAAGGTTTTTTTACGAAAGAACTGGAAGACGAACTTTTGTCTGGAAAAATCGATATTGCAGTACATTCACATAAAGATTTGCCTACTACTAATCCTCCAGGTTTGAAGGTTGCAGCCGTTTCTGAGCGAGAAGATCCTTCGGAATTGCTGATCATATTAAAAGACTGCGTCGATTCTAAAAAGCGTTTGTCTGTTAAGCACAATGCCACCGTAGGCACGTCTTCCAATAGGCGCAGGGCGCAGTTGCTCGCTTTACGCCCCGATTTGGAAATAGATGATCTGAGGGGGAATGTTAATACACGCATTCAGAAATTACGGGATGAGAAATATGATGCGATTATGTTGGCAAAGGCCGGTGTGGATCGTCTCGAATTGGACCTCTCTGAATTTTATGTCGAAGTAATTCCGCCAACAGAGCTTATCCCAGCTCCGGCGCAGGGTGTGCTGGCGGTGCAGATAAGGGAGTCAGATGAAGCTTTGGAGCAGGCGCTTCAACCTTTGCATCAGGTAGAGGTGGCGGAAGCGATAGGAGTGGAACGCAGAGTACTTAAACTGTTTGAGGGAGGCTGCCATATGCCACTAGGCTGTTATTGCCGTAAAACTGAGGACGGGTTTGAATGTTGGACGGCAAAAGCCAAAGATGGTGAAAGTTTTCCTGCACGTTTATATTTAAAAGTGGACGATACCATAGGATTATCAGAAAAAATTGTTGCTAAATTCGATCCTCAGCGTAAACTCCCGAGCACAGTTTTTATAACCCGCGATCTTTCGGATACCAGTTACCTGAGAAGAGCACTGAATAATCACCAGATAAAAGTTGAAAGTCGCTCGCTCATTAAGGTGTTTTCTATCATCAACACCTTAAATCCTTATATTTTAAAATATGTAAGATGGGTGTTCTTTAGCAGTAAAAATGGTATTGAAAACTTTTTTCGGTTGAAGCCACGACTAAGTAAATATGTACAATATGCTGTAGTCGGGAGAGGCTCTGAAGAAATGTTGCGATCATATGGTATCACCCCTTCCTTTACGGGGGAAGCAGAGGGGATAGCGATGGAAAAGGTGGGAGATGCTTTTGCAAAGGTGGCCGCCGGATCAACCGTTCTTTTTCCCCGGGCAAAAGGATCCTTAAAAACAATTCAAAGCAGATTAACTCCAGATACTAAAGTTATAGATTTACCTGTTTATGAAACGCGTATAGATGAGGAGGTAGAACGTTCGAGTGCCGACGTATTAGTCTTTACCAGTCCTACCAATGTAGAAGCATACTTTAAAGATAACTTAGTAGAGCCTGGACAGAAAATCATTAGTATTGGCAATTCTACGGGCAAAAAACTAGCCGAAATAGGATTAACCTATACCTTGCCTTTTTCGCCAGATGAAATAGGTTTAGCGGAGGCGGTGTTCAGCTTGGATTTTGGTGATATAAATCCTACTAATGGTGGAGAATCATCTAAGACTGTCACCCCATTGCTATAA
- a CDS encoding sensor histidine kinase KdpD — protein sequence MRKSLFLFYFLVFYAIAQIVWWGMLLIDAEPLRRGMIIGEGFIFMTIFLVGAIKLKKAFVHEHKTHKQQHNFLLSVTHELKSPLASIKLYIQTILKRELNKEQRKQFLLNSLKDIERLDDLVENVLLATKLENVGKSIPKESFDFSELTYRITDRLQVHSCTSQIIKTDVESGIHYVGDKLAITSVITNLVENAIKYSPPCAHVNVKLYKNDRNQIRFSVADLGIGINDEEKKRIFNKFYRVGSEDTRKTKGTGLGLYIVKSVLDKHNAQIKVLNNTPTGSIFDVTFS from the coding sequence ATGCGTAAGTCACTATTTTTGTTTTACTTCCTTGTTTTTTACGCCATTGCGCAGATCGTTTGGTGGGGGATGCTGTTGATCGATGCTGAGCCTTTACGGAGAGGGATGATTATTGGTGAAGGATTTATTTTTATGACCATTTTTTTGGTGGGTGCCATCAAACTTAAAAAGGCTTTTGTGCATGAGCATAAAACACATAAGCAACAACATAATTTTTTACTTTCTGTTACACACGAATTAAAGTCTCCACTAGCTTCTATTAAATTATATATTCAAACAATCTTAAAACGCGAATTAAACAAGGAGCAACGTAAGCAATTTCTGTTAAATTCGTTAAAAGATATAGAACGTTTGGATGATTTGGTAGAAAACGTCTTGTTGGCTACTAAATTGGAGAATGTTGGAAAAAGTATACCGAAGGAGTCTTTCGATTTTTCGGAATTAACCTATAGAATTACTGATAGGTTGCAGGTGCACTCTTGTACCTCTCAGATTATTAAAACGGATGTAGAATCAGGTATCCATTATGTTGGGGATAAACTTGCTATTACATCTGTTATTACTAATCTGGTGGAAAACGCGATCAAATACTCGCCGCCATGTGCTCATGTTAACGTAAAACTCTATAAAAATGATCGTAATCAAATACGTTTTTCTGTTGCAGATCTCGGTATAGGTATCAACGACGAAGAAAAAAAACGTATTTTTAATAAATTTTATCGGGTGGGTAGTGAAGATACCCGGAAAACCAAAGGAACCGGTTTGGGGTTATATATAGTAAAATCAGTTTTAGATAAACATAATGCACAGATTAAAGTTTTAAACAACACTCCTACAGGGAGCATTTTTGATGTAACATTTAGTTAA
- a CDS encoding OmpH family outer membrane protein produces MKHLLKSVLVAAGLFLAVGAVNAQQKIGHINTQEVLFLMPEYKTANEALESFVGTKRTEIQQMDAERQKKITAFYDKQKTVSEANKEEVGKELQALQGDIQEMEERMQQIQQRAEQEVGQKREEVFQPVFEKAEQAIQAVAKEKGYAYVLDISQPATIYFDGGEDISSEVKTKLGIDPNAKPVAPAPDGGAAPGAPGTGTQQQPAIPPAN; encoded by the coding sequence ATGAAACATTTATTAAAGTCGGTTTTAGTAGCTGCAGGATTATTTTTAGCCGTTGGCGCGGTAAACGCTCAACAAAAAATTGGTCATATTAATACACAGGAAGTTTTATTCCTGATGCCGGAGTATAAAACCGCTAACGAAGCATTAGAAAGTTTTGTTGGTACGAAACGTACAGAAATTCAGCAAATGGATGCTGAGCGTCAGAAAAAGATTACTGCTTTTTATGACAAACAGAAAACAGTTAGTGAAGCGAATAAAGAAGAAGTAGGGAAAGAGTTGCAAGCATTGCAAGGTGATATCCAGGAGATGGAAGAACGTATGCAGCAGATACAGCAACGTGCAGAGCAAGAGGTAGGCCAAAAGAGAGAGGAAGTATTCCAGCCTGTTTTTGAAAAAGCAGAGCAAGCTATTCAGGCGGTAGCAAAAGAAAAGGGTTATGCTTACGTATTGGATATCTCGCAGCCAGCAACAATTTATTTTGACGGTGGAGAAGATATTAGTTCAGAGGTGAAAACTAAATTAGGTATTGATCCGAATGCTAAGCCTGTTGCTCCAGCTCCCGATGGTGGTGCGGCTCCAGGTGCTCCTGGAACAGGTACACAACAACAACCTGCTATTCCACCAGCAAATTAG
- a CDS encoding tol-pal system YbgF family protein → MMTSKARLGVVIIAFLLLIYTVYARTYQLTALMLGLMGYTIWSYYREGTVLLASEAFKKKQYDQARTLLADIRNPDHLRKRRRNYYEFISGSLAMQLLDYEAAERHFQLASRLPFRRKSDKALIFVNLANINLSMKRYDRVKVYLEKVKELEVSSRIAQIVNRIENEIPK, encoded by the coding sequence ATGATGACTTCCAAAGCTCGATTGGGTGTTGTAATTATTGCATTTTTACTGTTAATTTATACGGTTTACGCAAGAACCTATCAGTTAACAGCTTTAATGTTGGGGCTGATGGGCTACACGATTTGGAGTTATTACCGCGAAGGAACGGTGTTATTGGCCTCTGAGGCTTTTAAGAAAAAGCAATACGATCAGGCCAGAACCTTATTGGCGGATATCAGAAACCCTGATCACCTGAGGAAAAGGAGACGCAATTATTACGAGTTTATCAGTGGTAGCTTGGCTATGCAATTGTTGGACTATGAGGCTGCTGAACGGCATTTTCAACTAGCCAGTAGGTTGCCTTTCAGAAGAAAGAGCGATAAAGCTTTGATCTTTGTCAATTTAGCCAATATCAACCTGAGCATGAAGCGATATGATCGTGTAAAGGTTTATTTAGAAAAAGTAAAAGAGCTTGAAGTAAGTAGTAGGATAGCGCAGATTGTGAATAGAATAGAAAACGAAATACCCAAATAA
- the hemB gene encoding porphobilinogen synthase, with the protein MIYRQRRLRKNAVIREMVAETRLVKDMFVYPYFVVPGKGVKEAIDAMPGIYHFSIDTLLADVELGLKLGVNKIMLFGVGEEKSADAHIAYDKKGLVSQAVRTLRDKFGEDLYIITDVCVCSYTSHGHCGILVDDYVQNDETIAVLTKMSLAHADAGVDMLAPSDMMDGRIGAIRTALDFEGFTNVGIMSHATKFASAYYGPFREAADCAPGKGDRKAYQMDFRNPQEAMREALQDVKEGADILMIKPALAYLDIIKAIKEETNLPLACYNVSGEFAMIKAAAQNGWIDEQKVVMETMYAFARSGANVITTYHIRDMVEQGWI; encoded by the coding sequence ATGATTTATCGTCAACGTAGATTAAGAAAGAACGCGGTTATCCGTGAAATGGTGGCTGAAACCCGTTTAGTAAAAGACATGTTTGTCTATCCTTACTTTGTCGTTCCAGGCAAAGGGGTTAAGGAGGCTATTGATGCCATGCCGGGTATTTATCACTTTTCGATCGATACACTGTTGGCAGATGTTGAACTCGGTTTAAAATTGGGTGTCAATAAGATCATGCTATTTGGTGTAGGCGAGGAAAAAAGTGCTGATGCACACATTGCTTACGACAAAAAGGGGCTTGTGTCTCAGGCAGTTCGTACCCTCCGTGATAAATTTGGAGAAGACCTTTATATTATCACCGATGTTTGCGTTTGTTCTTATACCAGTCATGGTCATTGCGGAATCCTGGTAGACGATTATGTGCAGAATGATGAAACGATAGCCGTTTTAACCAAAATGTCTTTAGCCCATGCCGATGCAGGAGTAGATATGTTAGCTCCTTCTGACATGATGGATGGTAGAATAGGTGCTATAAGAACGGCATTGGATTTCGAAGGGTTTACCAACGTGGGAATCATGTCGCATGCTACTAAATTTGCATCTGCTTATTATGGTCCTTTTAGAGAAGCAGCAGATTGTGCTCCCGGTAAAGGAGATAGAAAAGCGTATCAAATGGATTTTCGAAACCCGCAGGAAGCCATGCGAGAAGCGTTACAGGATGTGAAAGAAGGTGCTGATATTTTGATGATCAAACCAGCTTTAGCTTATTTGGATATTATTAAAGCTATTAAAGAGGAAACGAATCTGCCTTTGGCCTGTTACAATGTTTCTGGAGAATTTGCGATGATTAAAGCTGCTGCCCAGAACGGCTGGATCGATGAACAAAAGGTAGTAATGGAGACCATGTACGCTTTTGCTCGCTCAGGAGCGAATGTGATAACTACCTATCATATCCGGGATATGGTGGAACAAGGATGGATTTAA
- a CDS encoding response regulator transcription factor → MQAKQRILLVEDEEHLLEAIKLNLELEGYKVTTATDGKKALKKFKEERFNLIILDVMIPEIDGFQVAETIRLENSELPIMFLTAKNTSEDRITGLKKGADDYLVKPFNLEELILRVGNLVRRGMKGDDLKELNSYHIGDKTIYFNSFELHHADGTVTALTKKETMLLKLLIERRNEAVSREQILETVWNYDVYPSTRTIDNFILTFRKYFEPDQKNPIYFHSIRGVGYKFTDNKTA, encoded by the coding sequence ATGCAAGCAAAACAACGAATACTTCTAGTAGAAGATGAAGAACATCTATTGGAGGCCATCAAGCTAAATTTGGAGCTTGAAGGGTATAAGGTAACTACGGCAACAGACGGTAAAAAAGCCTTGAAAAAATTTAAAGAAGAGCGGTTTAATCTTATCATCTTGGATGTGATGATTCCTGAGATCGATGGCTTTCAGGTAGCAGAAACGATTCGATTGGAAAATTCAGAATTGCCTATTATGTTTTTAACCGCTAAAAATACCAGTGAAGACCGTATTACTGGGCTAAAAAAGGGTGCCGACGATTATCTGGTTAAACCCTTTAATTTGGAAGAACTTATTTTACGAGTGGGGAATTTAGTGCGTAGAGGGATGAAAGGAGATGATTTGAAAGAGCTTAATTCTTATCATATCGGCGATAAAACGATCTACTTTAACTCTTTTGAATTGCATCACGCTGACGGAACGGTTACAGCGCTGACAAAGAAAGAAACGATGCTACTAAAATTGCTGATAGAACGCAGAAATGAGGCCGTTTCGCGTGAGCAAATTTTAGAGACCGTTTGGAACTACGACGTTTATCCCTCTACCCGTACCATCGATAACTTTATCCTGACTTTCCGTAAATATTTCGAACCTGATCAGAAAAATCCTATTTATTTTCATTCTATAAGAGGCGTGGGATATAAGTTTACGGATAATAAGACCGCTTAG
- a CDS encoding MFS transporter, with product MSNIIFMQQTPTQQTPTQKVITSNQSVSKTVYPILFTVSFSHLVNDMLQSVIPSVYPLLKTSYGLSFTQIGLITLTYQLMASILQPFVGSFTDKKPTPFSLPVGMLFSLGGMIALAMASDFGTILLAVSVVGIGSSIFHPESSRVAYLASGGRRGLAQSIFQIGGNAGSAIGPLVVALLIIPNGQSAILWFVLIALVGVIALLKVGTWYRAHLIVRSKKQQAVSEIAPTLSPSRIRWSIIILLVLIFSKYFYMASMTSYFTFFMIDKFNVSVQQSQIYLFGFLAAVAAGTFFGGPLGDRFGRKYIIWFSILGTSPFALFLPHANLFWTAVLAIVIGFILASAFSAILVYAQELLPGKVGMISGLFFGFAFGMGGLGSAVLGTVADHTSINFVFSLCAYLPLIGILTYFLPNVKKPKQ from the coding sequence ATGTCAAATATAATTTTCATGCAGCAAACACCTACACAACAAACACCTACACAAAAGGTGATTACCTCTAACCAATCTGTTTCAAAAACCGTATATCCCATTTTATTTACTGTCAGCTTTTCGCATTTGGTGAATGATATGTTACAATCGGTTATTCCATCTGTATACCCTCTTCTTAAAACAAGCTATGGTTTAAGTTTCACGCAAATAGGACTTATCACCTTAACCTATCAATTAATGGCTTCTATCCTGCAACCTTTCGTAGGATCTTTCACCGATAAAAAGCCCACTCCTTTCTCTCTACCGGTAGGCATGCTCTTCTCACTTGGGGGTATGATTGCTTTGGCAATGGCTTCTGATTTTGGCACTATTCTACTTGCTGTTAGCGTTGTGGGTATAGGCTCGTCCATCTTCCATCCAGAATCATCAAGGGTGGCTTACCTCGCTTCAGGAGGCAGGAGAGGACTCGCCCAATCTATTTTTCAAATCGGGGGAAATGCCGGAAGCGCTATCGGTCCGCTGGTTGTGGCATTACTCATTATACCGAATGGTCAATCGGCTATTTTATGGTTCGTACTCATTGCTTTAGTAGGCGTTATTGCACTACTAAAAGTGGGAACTTGGTATCGTGCTCATCTCATTGTCCGATCAAAAAAACAACAAGCAGTAAGTGAAATTGCACCAACACTATCGCCTTCACGTATTCGTTGGTCAATCATTATCTTGTTGGTGCTTATTTTTTCTAAATATTTTTATATGGCCAGCATGACCAGCTATTTTACCTTTTTCATGATAGATAAGTTCAACGTTTCAGTGCAGCAATCTCAAATATATCTTTTCGGTTTTCTTGCTGCTGTTGCTGCCGGCACCTTCTTTGGAGGCCCTTTGGGTGATCGATTTGGACGAAAATACATCATCTGGTTTTCCATTTTGGGAACATCACCTTTTGCATTATTCTTGCCTCATGCTAATCTATTCTGGACAGCAGTCCTTGCTATTGTTATCGGTTTTATACTAGCCTCGGCTTTCTCTGCAATCTTAGTTTATGCACAAGAGCTATTACCTGGAAAAGTAGGTATGATCTCTGGTTTATTTTTCGGCTTTGCCTTTGGCATGGGCGGGTTAGGATCTGCAGTTCTCGGAACAGTGGCAGACCATACCAGCATTAACTTTGTATTCAGTCTGTGTGCATACCTGCCCTTAATTGGTATATTAACCTACTTTCTCCCAAATGTTAAAAAACCAAAGCAATAA
- the hemA gene encoding glutamyl-tRNA reductase codes for MEHLKVIAFTHKHVDLKDLGNLVICNEELESRLINVKNHFDITELFYIGTCNRVEFVFYGQHPLTDDFIKGFLRGLNFCVPNEQFDQFLNQVTTYEGLDALNHLFRMSCSLESLVVGEKEILAQVRRAYERCRKGGFTGDFMRLMMNSLVKTAKEVYTHTRISRNPVSVVSLAYRKMRDLKFVENPRILIVGAGETNQNISKYLQKHKYSNFAVFNRTYDKAKRLARELHGEAYTLADLWKYKKGFDILITCTGSTDPVITPTVYESLLNGETSKKIVVDLAIPNDVSDDVVNNHLMHYIEVSGLQAIANKNLQERYNELIHAERIIESNIAEFMPILKQRKVELAMRCVPEKVKEIKSFALNTVFANELNTLDANSREVLEKVINYMEKKYISVPMIMAKEILVAKSKETSDN; via the coding sequence TTGGAGCATCTTAAAGTAATAGCATTTACGCATAAACATGTTGACCTAAAAGATTTAGGTAATCTGGTTATTTGCAATGAAGAGCTTGAAAGTAGATTGATTAATGTTAAGAACCATTTTGACATTACCGAGCTTTTCTATATAGGGACCTGTAACCGTGTTGAGTTTGTTTTTTATGGCCAACATCCTCTAACTGATGATTTCATCAAAGGGTTCTTGAGAGGACTGAATTTCTGTGTTCCTAATGAGCAGTTTGATCAGTTCTTAAATCAGGTAACTACCTACGAAGGTCTCGATGCGCTAAACCACCTCTTTCGAATGTCATGCTCTTTAGAAAGCCTTGTAGTTGGTGAAAAGGAAATTTTGGCTCAGGTACGTAGAGCTTATGAGCGATGTAGGAAAGGAGGTTTTACGGGTGATTTTATGCGCTTGATGATGAACAGCTTAGTGAAAACGGCTAAAGAGGTGTATACCCATACCCGCATATCGCGTAATCCTGTGTCGGTTGTTTCCCTAGCCTACCGTAAAATGCGGGATTTAAAGTTTGTTGAAAATCCAAGGATATTAATCGTTGGTGCTGGCGAGACAAACCAGAATATTTCTAAATATCTCCAAAAACATAAGTATTCAAATTTTGCGGTTTTTAACCGTACATACGATAAGGCGAAGCGTCTGGCAAGGGAATTGCATGGAGAAGCTTATACGCTGGCGGACCTATGGAAGTATAAGAAAGGTTTCGATATATTGATTACCTGTACAGGCTCAACAGATCCCGTGATTACTCCAACTGTTTATGAATCACTTCTTAATGGGGAAACCTCCAAAAAAATTGTTGTTGATTTAGCTATTCCCAATGATGTATCGGACGATGTAGTTAACAATCACCTGATGCATTATATAGAAGTGAGTGGGTTACAGGCCATTGCTAATAAAAATCTCCAGGAGCGTTATAATGAACTTATTCATGCTGAACGTATTATCGAGTCTAATATTGCTGAATTTATGCCTATATTGAAGCAACGTAAGGTGGAGTTGGCTATGAGGTGTGTACCCGAAAAAGTGAAAGAGATAAAATCGTTTGCGCTGAATACTGTTTTTGCCAATGAGCTCAATACACTGGATGCAAATTCCCGTGAGGTACTGGAGAAGGTGATTAATTATATGGAGAAAAAATATATCAGTGTTCCCATGATTATGGCCAAAGAAATACTGGTGGCAAAGAGCAAAGAAACTTCAGATAATTAA
- the hemL gene encoding glutamate-1-semialdehyde 2,1-aminomutase has protein sequence MLGSIKKMFSGTEEEARSARSKADISREKSAVLYEKAKSYFPGGVNSPVRAFKSVYGTPLFIEKGDGCFIWDADGNQFIDFCCSWGPLILGHNNSKIRESVTAALPYGLSFGAPTALENELAELILKNNKYLEKLRFVSSGTEAVMSAIRLARGYTKRDKIIKFEGCYHGHSDSLLVKAGSGLVTFGETSSAGVPKSFAEQTIVIALNDKNALTEAFDRFPGEIAAVIIEGVPANNGLLLQDKEYIHFLRAITKEQGALLIFDEVITGFRLGFEGAAAYYDVQPDIITYGKIIGGGMPVGAYGASAEIMGHISPDGGVYQAGTLSGNPIAMAAGIAQLTELSRNGFYKELNKKTSDFAASIQRYADAKNYKIKVFNIASIFWIAFTEKEHIRAAADIDHASMEKYKVMHRELLNRGIYMGPSGYEVGFISAAHSKVELEKAKRAIFESLDVVFK, from the coding sequence ATGTTAGGATCTATAAAAAAGATGTTTTCAGGAACGGAGGAAGAAGCCCGTTCCGCTCGTTCGAAAGCCGATATATCACGCGAGAAATCTGCTGTATTATATGAAAAAGCAAAAAGCTATTTTCCTGGGGGGGTTAATTCTCCCGTAAGAGCATTTAAGTCGGTTTATGGTACACCTTTATTTATTGAAAAAGGCGATGGCTGTTTTATCTGGGATGCGGATGGTAATCAGTTTATAGACTTTTGCTGTTCTTGGGGGCCGCTTATTTTAGGCCATAACAATAGTAAGATCCGTGAATCGGTAACAGCGGCTTTACCGTATGGCTTAAGCTTTGGAGCGCCTACAGCCTTGGAGAATGAGCTGGCGGAGTTGATTCTGAAGAACAATAAATATTTGGAGAAGCTACGGTTTGTGAGCTCTGGGACGGAAGCGGTGATGTCTGCTATACGTTTGGCCAGAGGATATACAAAGCGAGATAAAATAATTAAATTTGAGGGATGTTACCATGGGCATTCAGATTCTTTATTGGTTAAAGCTGGTTCAGGCTTAGTCACTTTTGGTGAAACCTCGTCCGCCGGTGTGCCAAAATCTTTTGCGGAGCAAACCATCGTTATTGCTTTAAATGATAAAAATGCGTTGACTGAAGCTTTTGATAGGTTTCCGGGTGAAATTGCTGCGGTTATTATTGAAGGGGTACCAGCAAATAATGGGTTGTTGCTGCAAGATAAAGAGTATATCCACTTTTTAAGAGCTATTACCAAAGAGCAGGGGGCATTGTTGATCTTCGATGAAGTAATCACTGGTTTTCGCCTAGGATTTGAGGGAGCAGCAGCCTATTATGACGTGCAGCCAGACATTATTACTTATGGGAAAATTATCGGTGGGGGAATGCCTGTTGGTGCTTATGGTGCTTCTGCGGAAATCATGGGCCACATCTCACCGGATGGTGGTGTTTATCAAGCTGGTACTTTGTCTGGAAATCCTATTGCTATGGCTGCGGGCATCGCCCAGCTTACAGAGCTGAGCAGAAATGGTTTCTACAAAGAACTTAACAAAAAGACGTCGGACTTTGCTGCATCTATACAACGTTACGCTGATGCGAAAAACTATAAGATAAAAGTGTTTAATATAGCCTCTATTTTTTGGATAGCTTTTACCGAGAAAGAGCATATTCGGGCAGCAGCTGATATTGATCATGCGAGCATGGAAAAATATAAGGTCATGCACCGCGAATTGCTAAATAGAGGTATTTATATGGGCCCCTCCGGTTATGAAGTTGGATTTATTTCTGCTGCACATTCTAAAGTTGAACTTGAAAAGGCTAAAAGAGCTATCTTTGAGAGTTTAGATGTGGTATTCAAGTAG
- a CDS encoding OmpH family outer membrane protein: protein MNTKKILFTFAFLLITGTYAFAQRLAYVDSEYILKHIPEYVSAQKQLEDMSEKWQKEVDGRYSEIEKMYKAYQQDQVMLSDDMRKKREDEIVQKERETKDFQRKIFGFEGDLYQERLKLIKPIQERVSKAIQAVAESQNLEMVLDKGSEVTFLYSNPKLDRSDDVITRLGYKPEGLAK, encoded by the coding sequence ATGAACACTAAAAAAATATTATTTACGTTTGCTTTTTTATTGATTACAGGAACATATGCGTTTGCGCAGCGTTTAGCTTATGTAGATAGCGAATATATCCTGAAACATATTCCGGAATATGTTTCGGCGCAAAAGCAATTAGAAGATATGTCTGAAAAATGGCAAAAAGAAGTGGATGGGCGCTATAGCGAGATTGAAAAGATGTATAAAGCTTACCAGCAGGATCAGGTCATGTTAAGTGATGATATGCGTAAGAAAAGGGAAGATGAAATTGTTCAGAAAGAGCGGGAGACTAAGGATTTTCAACGAAAGATATTTGGTTTTGAAGGAGATCTTTACCAGGAACGATTGAAATTAATTAAGCCGATACAGGAGCGCGTTTCGAAAGCGATACAGGCTGTAGCGGAAAGCCAGAATCTTGAGATGGTATTGGATAAAGGAAGTGAAGTCACCTTTTTATATTCCAACCCAAAACTGGATAGAAGCGATGATGTCATCACAAGATTAGGTTATAAGCCGGAAGGACTTGCAAAATAG